Genomic segment of candidate division WOR-3 bacterium:
TTTGGGAAAATTGTTACTGTAAACAAAACCTTTAAACCAAACCCTAACTCATTTCCAATCCTAAACCCAATACCATACCGTATAACGATAGCCCTTCGCCGGAGTGCATCAGCTTGCTGATGCGTCGTTCCCAAACGGGCATTGTTATGTGTTTAAAAATTGTAGCCGCACCCTTTAGGGTGCGAAATCCTTTGAGATTTGAACATATTTATCCGCAGGATAAAGCCTGCGTCTACTGGTGGTTATTGGTTTGAATTATATTGTCATTGTAAAATCACCCTTATCCCCCTTTTCTAATTCCTTTCTTAATTCCATCTTTTCTAATTTCTCCCTTTAATTCTCCCCTTTCTAATTCTTCCGTTAATTCCCTCTTTTTAATTCATCCCTTGATTCCCCCTTTTTTAATTCCTCCGTTGATTCCCCCTTTTCTAATTCATTCATTAACTCCCCCTTTCTTAATTCCTCTGTTAATTCCCCCTTTCCTAAAGGGGGAAACAGGGGGATTAACAATTCCCCCTTTCTTAAAGGGGGATATAGGGGGATTAGAATAACAAGAATTCCGCAATCCGAAATCCGAAATCCGCAATGCCGTTCTCAATCACTTCTGGCATTTTGGACAATATCGCGTTGACCGATTACCTACCTTTGTCAACACGATCCTTGCCCCACACTTCTTACAGGGTTTGCCTTCCTGGTCATAAACATACAAAAAATTCTGGAAATTCCCGGTTTTTCCATCGGTCCTTCTGTAATCCGACACTGTTGTTCCGCATTCATCAATCCCTTTTCTCAATACCTGTTTTATCGCTAATAGGAGTTTGAATATCTCATCGGTCTTTAATGTATTTACCCTTCTTGTCGGTCTTATTCCGGCATGGAACAGTGCCTCGTCTGAATAGATATTTCCCACGCCTGCACATATACACTGGTCAAGCAATACAGATTTTATCTTTGCCTTGCGATTTTTTATTTTATCTTTGAAATACAAAAAATCGTATTCTGGTGATAATGGTTCATAACTCAGATTAAAGAATCCTTTTAAAACCCTTGGTCTTTCATCTTCTTTTATCAAATAAACCCTTCCCAGTGCCCTTGGTTCAGAGAAAACAAGTGACTTATTTTTTAAATCTATTATCAATCTCACAAATTTTGCCTTTTCATTAAATTGGATTGTTTCTAAATTGGAATTTAAAGATTGTTTTGGATCTGGGATTTGAGATTTGGGATTTTTTAGAACGGTTATCCTCCCCGACAATCTCAAATGAAATATCAATCTTTTTTCATTACTCAACACAATAATCAGATATTTCGCCCTTCTTGTTACATTCAGGATTGTTTCATTAATTATACCTCTGCAGAATTTATCAGGTGCGGGATAACCAATTATATCTTTTCTGAGAATTTCACAACCGATTATCTTCTCATTTATTATCTTTGATTTTAATTCCCTTTTTATCGTCTCTACTTCAGGCAGTTCAGGCATTATTTTTTGAATAGGTCCTTCAACTTATTCTCAAGTTCCTTTTTCTTTTTATCGTATTCATCTTTTATCTTTCCTTTGAGTCGTTCTTTTATCTTGTTTGTGTCAAGTTTGAATTGTGGCGACAATAACTTGCCGGTTGCAATAATATCAATCGTTGCCCTTCCCTGTGGGTCATAGTATAATACCCAATCACCGTGATAACTTTTCAGGATGTCAGACTCTCTTTTGTTTAATGTCAGTGTGATTGCAAGATTTATTACCCCATCAAGTTTTATCCAGCCATTCACAAGAAAGTTTCCTATCCCACTCTCCATTGACCAGTCTTCAATATTTGACCTTCCATTTTCAATCTTGAATGAGCAGACGAGGTCATTTACCGGAATTATTTTTTTGTCTTTTATCCCGAGCCAGTCGCAAAGCACATTCAGGAATTCAAAATTATTGAATACACCATTTGTGAGTTTCACATTTCCACTGGCAGTGAGATTTGCAATAACCTGTTTTTGTTCAAAACCCCTACCTTGAAAGTTATTAACACCGGACAGATTACCCTGCAGGTTTTCAAATTTCAAAAACCTTTTGAAAAATTTCTGGACATTTATGTTTGTCATCCTTGTATTTATCCGATAAGGTTCAGGGCTATTCGTGTTGTAGTAAAAATCAAATTCCACTCTACCATCAAATGTTTCTGCCTTGCAATCCTTTATATCAATTATGCCGTTTTCAAATTTGAATGCCGTGCTTATATTTTTAAATTCCATATCCATTCCAGTAAGCCTATTTATTTTGAAATTGCCCTGGATTGTGACAGGAATGCCTTTCTGTTCAGCCTTCTTTTCGGTTTTAGTCTTCGGAAATAGTTCATCAAGATCAATGAGATTTGAAGTATTGTTTATCTGGATAACAGGTTTATTGAAGTTTGATACATAACCATTGAATGAAAAATCCGACCTTCCGATATGTCCTGAACATTCAGAAATCTTTGCACCGTCGGTCTGGAGTGTTCCTTTTACCCTTAAATTCGTTATGGGTTTTACAAGTCCTATCCCATCAATCGTTCCATCCGAAATTGTGTAATCACCAAAAAAGTTTGGTTTTTCCAGATTGCCTTTTATCGCAATATTCAAAATTGCACTTCCGGAGAGTTTCATCCCGCCTGTCTGGGCAGTCAATGTTTCTATATCTTTTAAGTTTAACGATACCTTCACAATCAAATCAAGCAGGGGATTTTTTAAGTTATTCACGCCGCCGCTTATATCAAATCTTGAAGTTCCGAATATTCCCTGGATAATAACATTTTTTATTGAATTAAGGTCAAATCCAAAACTACCATTAATCTTCTGGATTTCCTGATTTAAACCCTTAGGTTTAAATGTTATGTTCACAAGTTCACATTTTCCATTCACCTTCGGTTCCTTGGTTGTGCCCAGGATTGTGGCATCTGCCCTTATTGAACCAGACAATTTCACGGGTCTTGATTTTTCAGGTATCAAATTCAGTATTTTTGTCAGGTCATAGATATTGAGATTTGCATTTAAATTTAGTAATTCTGATTTTTCTACAGTACCTGAAAATCGAGCCTTGATTGTCCCATATTCAGCATTCAGCTCTTTTATATTTATATTCTTTGTGAGTGTATCGTATTCAATTGTATTGGTAATTTCTAATGTGAGTGCGGGAAAATCTTTTGTTTTTGCTATATCTACTGTCTGTTTTCCGCCTATTGAAATCAAACTCTGTTTGAAATTTATTTTCTGAATTACATTTTTTATGCTGTATTCAGTTTTTGAAATTGCGTCACTGTAATTAATTTCGGTCTTTGAGATTTCTATTTTATCAACTGCGACCTTAAAATCGGGTCCTTCCATTTTTTGTAATTGCGGCACTGCTATGTTATAATAGTTATCTTTGTTCCTTTCAATATTTATTACTGCACCATTTATTGAGATGCTGTTTATTACAATCTGCCTTCTAAAAAGGGGAAGTAATTTCAGATTCAGATTGATCTTTTCTATGTTCACCATTTTTCGGTCGGTAAAGTTTGGTGGATTTTTTAAAGAAAGTCTGTCAATGCCGATTGCAATCTTAAATCCTAACTTTAATGATACATTCCCAATTTCAACCGGGTAGTTTATTGCCTGGGATGAGATTTTTTCTACAATGCTACGAATATATGCCGGTGTCAGAAATGAACTTATTGCGATATACCCAATCACAAAAATTAACACCAGCACGCCGATTATTATACCGAGGATTTTTAAAATTTTTTTCATTGTGCCCCCCTTATTTTTAGAGATATAGCCCCCCAGACCCTGCAAATACTCTGCTAAAGAATACTACAAACGGTCCAATCCATCCCCAGAGCACCGGGATTCCCATATTATCAACAAATATAAGTCCGATAAGAATTAGAAAACCATACCGTTCAAGTTGATATTGAATGTGGCTGTATTTATACGGCAATAAATGGAACAGAACCTTTGAACCATCAAGCGGTGGCACAGGAATAAGATTGAATGCACAGAGTACGAGGTTGTAATACATGCTGAGTTTTAACATCAACAAAACTGGAAAAAGGTTCTGATATATGAAGCGTAAGTCAATGGCACGTATGATGAGCCCGGAAATCAACGCAAGTAAAAAATTTGAACCAGGTCCGGCAATTGATGTCAAGATTATTCCCTTTTTGTAATTGTAAAAATTATAAGGATTCACCGGTACCGGTTTTGCCCAGCCGAATCTGAACAATAAAAATGCGATAAACCCGATCGGGTCAATGTGCTTCAAGGGATTGAATGTGAGCCTTCCGGCAAATTTTGCTGTTGGGTCCCCCATACGATATGCGATATAGCCGTGGAAATATTCATGGACTGTGAGTGCAAGCAAAAGTGGTGGTAAGGATAACAATAATTCTATAATGCGTTCAGCCATTTTTTCACCATTCCTATTGCCTCTTTTTTATCTTTTATTCTTTTATCAAGTTGCAATTTGTGTATGCCCGTGAGAATGACTCTGAAGATTGGTCCGGGTCTGACTTTTAATTCATTCAAATCATCCCCGTTGAGCATTGGTTTTATTTTACTCAGTCTGTAAAATTTTCTGATTTTTGGTCTCAAACTTTTATACAGGGAAAAAATGGTCCTTATCACCCTTTTATCTACATTATTCAAAGAATAATATATCTCACTATTTTTTTCTGCCCGTTTTATCCCCTGTTTTATCTTTTCAAAATTTCTAAAATTGCTCACGAGTTTCGCCTCTTCATTGCTCAGGGGAAAATTATCTTCAAGAAGGCTGAGAAAATAGTAGTATCTCAAATCGGGCGGAATTTTTTTAAGTATATTTATTTTTTTAATATCAAATTGAAATATTTCATATTTATACAGGTCTTTTATTGTCCTTAAATATGTCTCTTCTTCAAAAATTAGTTTGAGTTCATTGAGAATCCTTTGTTTTGATACCTTTTTTAAGACCCTGAGCCAGGATGCCTCAATCAATAATTTTTCAGTTCTACTTTCCAATTTAAAATTCAGGCGGTTTTTGTATCTGAGTGCACGGAAGATTCTCGTCGGATCATCCATAAAACTCTTCGGGTGAATGACCTTAATCAATTTGTTCTCAAGATGCTTCAGTCCAAAAAAAGAATCAATTATCCTTGGGTTTGTTTTTGAAATCAAAAGCCCCATAGAATTTATTGTAAAATCCCTTCGTCTTAAATCACCGAAGATATCAGATTCAAACACAACCGGGAGTGCACCGGGTTTAGGATATGTCTCATCCCTTGTCATTGCAATATCAATCCTTGTCCTGCCGGTAAATATTGTTGCGGTTTTGAAATCATTATGGACCTCAATCTTACCTTTAAGGATTTTATTCAATTCGTATGCGGCTTTTATTGCATCACCGCAGACCGAGATATCAATATCCCTGGTCTTTCTATCAAGCAATGTATCCCT
This window contains:
- the mutM gene encoding bifunctional DNA-formamidopyrimidine glycosylase/DNA-(apurinic or apyrimidinic site) lyase, producing MPELPEVETIKRELKSKIINEKIIGCEILRKDIIGYPAPDKFCRGIINETILNVTRRAKYLIIVLSNEKRLIFHLRLSGRITVLKNPKSQIPDPKQSLNSNLETIQFNEKAKFVRLIIDLKNKSLVFSEPRALGRVYLIKEDERPRVLKGFFNLSYEPLSPEYDFLYFKDKIKNRKAKIKSVLLDQCICAGVGNIYSDEALFHAGIRPTRRVNTLKTDEIFKLLLAIKQVLRKGIDECGTTVSDYRRTDGKTGNFQNFLYVYDQEGKPCKKCGARIVLTKVGNRSTRYCPKCQK
- a CDS encoding AsmA family protein, whose product is MKKILKILGIIIGVLVLIFVIGYIAISSFLTPAYIRSIVEKISSQAINYPVEIGNVSLKLGFKIAIGIDRLSLKNPPNFTDRKMVNIEKINLNLKLLPLFRRQIVINSISINGAVINIERNKDNYYNIAVPQLQKMEGPDFKVAVDKIEISKTEINYSDAISKTEYSIKNVIQKINFKQSLISIGGKQTVDIAKTKDFPALTLEITNTIEYDTLTKNINIKELNAEYGTIKARFSGTVEKSELLNLNANLNIYDLTKILNLIPEKSRPVKLSGSIRADATILGTTKEPKVNGKCELVNITFKPKGLNQEIQKINGSFGFDLNSIKNVIIQGIFGTSRFDISGGVNNLKNPLLDLIVKVSLNLKDIETLTAQTGGMKLSGSAILNIAIKGNLEKPNFFGDYTISDGTIDGIGLVKPITNLRVKGTLQTDGAKISECSGHIGRSDFSFNGYVSNFNKPVIQINNTSNLIDLDELFPKTKTEKKAEQKGIPVTIQGNFKINRLTGMDMEFKNISTAFKFENGIIDIKDCKAETFDGRVEFDFYYNTNSPEPYRINTRMTNINVQKFFKRFLKFENLQGNLSGVNNFQGRGFEQKQVIANLTASGNVKLTNGVFNNFEFLNVLCDWLGIKDKKIIPVNDLVCSFKIENGRSNIEDWSMESGIGNFLVNGWIKLDGVINLAITLTLNKRESDILKSYHGDWVLYYDPQGRATIDIIATGKLLSPQFKLDTNKIKERLKGKIKDEYDKKKKELENKLKDLFKK
- a CDS encoding site-2 protease family protein encodes the protein MAERIIELLLSLPPLLLALTVHEYFHGYIAYRMGDPTAKFAGRLTFNPLKHIDPIGFIAFLLFRFGWAKPVPVNPYNFYNYKKGIILTSIAGPGSNFLLALISGLIIRAIDLRFIYQNLFPVLLMLKLSMYYNLVLCAFNLIPVPPLDGSKVLFHLLPYKYSHIQYQLERYGFLILIGLIFVDNMGIPVLWGWIGPFVVFFSRVFAGSGGLYL